From Osmerus eperlanus chromosome 28, fOsmEpe2.1, whole genome shotgun sequence, the proteins below share one genomic window:
- the mrpl41 gene encoding large ribosomal subunit protein mL41, with product MGVLSAITRGIVRGADRMAEFTSKRGSRTHYKGRGAQPTGRLTSSRKFIQVREMIPQFVVPNLEGFKLKPYVSYRTPAGTEPPVTPESLFTEAVAPKIKKDFEEGTFNKEQLEKYGFEPRQEGKLFKLYPKNFVR from the coding sequence ATGGGTGTGCTCTCAGCGATTACTCGGGGCATTGTGAGAGGAGCAGATCGTATGGCTGAGTTTACCAGCAAGCGTGGTTCAAGGACTCATTACAAAGGCAGAGGAGCACAGCCAACAGGACGACTGACGTCCAGTCGAAAATTCATCCAAGTGCGGGAAATGATTCCACAGTTTGTGGTGCCTAATTTGGAGGGGTTCAAGCTTAAACCCTACGTATCGTATCGCACCCCGGCTGGAACAGAACCCCCGGTCACTCCTGAGAGCCTGTTTACTGAAGCAGTTGCCCCAAAGATCAAGAAGGACTTTGAGGAGGGGACATTCAATAAGGAACAACTAGAGAAATACGGATTTGAACCCAGACAGGAAGGAAAGCTTTTTAAGCTATATCCAAAGAACTTTGTGCGATAA